ATGACCTCGCTGTAGGCCTGGCCACCGGCCTGCAAGCCGACCGTGCCCTGCTCGAGTTTGCAATAGCCGATCAGCTCGCCGTTTTCAAAGGCCTGGCCGCGCCCGTACGCCCCACCGACGACAAAGCCGCCCTTCCCGACCGAGGGGAACACGGCGTAGCCGTGCGCCTGGTCGAACAGCGCGGCCATGCCGACGTCGCGCGCAGTGAACTCCTGGATCGTGGACTGCACGTTGCTTGTGAGCGCGGCGCGGTCCGCCTGCGAGCCGGGCGACGTCGCACAGCCGCCCAGCATTAGCATCAACACGCCCAGCGTCAGTACCGTCCGTCCCGCTCGTTTCATCGTGTAGGTCCTTGGTGGAATGGGATCAAATCGTCGCCAAACAGTCCTATGCGCACTATCGTAACGCGATCGCGTTAGAGCGTGTGTAAAGAGCCGACGAGCCGCGACCGTGAGGGAGCGGGGCTGCCTGACTAGGGGGTGGCCCCGCTCCCTCACGGTCGCGGCTCGTTGATGCCGACCTTTCACCCATGTACCTAGTGCTGGAAAACACCCTCGACATCGAAGTGCATCGGCACGACCTCGTACTCCGTCAAGAACACGAGCCGGAGCGTCGTCACATCCGCATCATCGGTGACGAGGAACTCGGCCTCAAACGTCCCCTCCCCCGCGAAGATGTTCGTGCCCTCGGTCCAGCGTCCGCCGCCCAGCACGTTGCCGTCTTCGTCGAGCGCGAAGATCGCCTCGGGCAAGGGCCGGCCCGGGTCGGTCTCACGCTCGAATTCGATCACGACCTCGGCGACGTGGTCCCGGCCGATCTTCATCTCGCTCAGTCGCACCGTCGTGTCGAACGGTGTTTCCAGTTCGTCATCCATCACGATCGCGCGCAGCTCGAACTCGCCGCGCTCCTCCGCGATCACCGCCTCGGTGATGAGCTCCATCCGCTCGATGGTATAGGCCGGCCGCTCCAGCTCCGCCGACTTGAGCTCGATCTCGACAAGCCCCTCGGCGAACGCGACGTACTTGCGGTCGTCACTGCTGCCCCGGCGGCGGCGCGGGGGCAGGTAGATGTCGTCGCCTTCATCATCGATCGCCTCGCCGACCGTAAGCTGTTCGAGCAGGCAGACGACATCAAGGCGTTCGGGCTGTAGGACGCGACAGTTGAGTTCGACCTCGTGGGTGGCGTCGCCCTCTTCGTAGTCGATCTCGGTGCTCGCCTCGTAGTTCGTGATCGTGACGAGGTAGCCGTCGTCCTGCTCGATCTCGGGCGGCGGGGGCGGGTCCGCGAACACAGGCGTCAACAGGCAGGCCAGCATCGCGGCCGCCGTGAGAGTCGTCGCACGTCGTGGTGTGGGTCTCATCGCTCGGCTCCTTGTCGTGGCGGTAGGTATCACGATACCCGGTTTGGTCGTCGGTGCGGATTGGGCCCGCGCAAAAAACAGCCCCTCGTCGCAATGAGGGGCTGGGGAGCGATTCTGTTACAGCGATCGGCTCGCGACCAATCTCTCAGCCGGCTTACTGAACGACTTCGAAGACCGACTGGGTGCGGAGGACGGTCGAGTTGTGGGCCGTGAGGTGGTAGCCCTGGAAGTGGAACTCGCGTTTGTACTTCTGGCAATCGAGCACGACGAGGTTCGGGCCTGCGGGGGTATCCTCGTCCTTGGACAGGGCGTTGGTATCCGAGGCGAACTCGACCATCTCCCGGTAGGTCGCGAGGTAGAGGCTCTCTGGCAGGACCTCGGTCTGGAGGGTGCTCATGTAGCGGATACGCCCCTCAATACCGTGGTCGTACTCCTTCTCGCCGACACAGGGCAGCGCGTGGGCCAAGCCCGCTTCGGGGAGGTTCTCGCCGCCTTCGAGGACCGCCTCGGTCATGCTCTGGCCGTCCACGATAAAGCGGACCAGGTGGCCGCGCTGGACAACCCAGGACTCGATCTCGTAGTCGCCCTGTCGGTCGACGCGTCGGCCGTGGAAACTGAATAGCTCGGGGTGGAGCGGCTTGCGGTAGACCATCAGCTTCGGGATCTGGGAGACAGCGGTTTTGCTGCTGATACTCATGTCAACAACCTCTATATATGGTGTATGGGTGAATAAATACGGCTAGATGTAGAAGCCGGAGTCGAAATGACGTCCCCGGAGGCAGATTATAGTGGTCCTCAAGGAAAAAGGAACCCCTGTTATCTCATTTTAGGCCCCGATTGTGGGATTCGTGGTTTTTGGGCCCTACAAACCCTACGACCACCGCGGCGGGCGGGGTCGCGGCTTTGCAGCGGGCGTGGCATTTAGGCCGATAACTGCTTGCAGTGTCCGGTGTTGGGACGCTTTGCGCCCGCATCCGGGCGCTCTTCAGAGACGCCGCCATGGCCCGATTGTCCGACATCCTGCCGGCCTTGCTTGGCCACAAGAGCCCGCTCATCGACCAGGCCCTGTCCGAGGCCCTCCGCGCCGCCCATGCCGACGAGGTCGGGCCCTTGGCACAGGCGGTCCTGCAGCGCGACCGGCCCGACCGCAGCGTCGGGCTCATCCTCCGGTATCACGAGCTACCGCTCGCGCTCAAACACACCCTGGTCGAGCGGGCAGAGGACCTCGCCTCGGCCATCCGGCGGGCGGCGACCCGCTACGGCAAACAGGGCGCGACCAATGCCCTAACGCTGATCGAACGCGCCTCCTCGACCCGGATGGCGTATCTGGTCACGGCCATGATGCGGCACAAGGACCCCGACATCCGGCAGCGCGCGGTGGCGTGCCTGGGCGGGCTGGCCCGGCGGTGCAGCACGGGCGATGCCAACTCACCGTCGCACCTGGACGCGGTCAGCGCGGCGTTTTTGACCGAGGCCGTCGAGCAGGCCGTGGTGCTGTTTGCGACGCACGAAGACCCAGCGGTGCTCGAAGCGATGGCGCAGCTCCTGCCCCGGCCGATGCCCGAGGCCCGCGCGGCACTCAGCAGCAGCGAGCACCCGGCGGTCGCGGCATGCTGTGCGTTGACCAAAAACGCGGCGAGCGTTCAAGTCCGAAACGCGCTGCTGCCGCTCGTGTCGCTGGGCCCGATCCGTGCGAGCGCGGTCGAGGGGCTGTGCCAAGCGAACCACTTAGGCAAGCTCGAGGACCCAATGCGCAGCGGCCACTTGCTTGCGCTGCCCACGGTGCATCAGGCGCTCCGTCGGACCCACGAGCCCCAGCGGCTCTGGCCCAACGCCAGGCAGCGCGGCGAGATGCCCGCGCAGGCCCAGCGCTTCCTGCCCGCCTTCGCCCACGCCCTGCCGATGGACCCGCAGGACCGGGTGCTCCGGCTGGCGGGGCTCGCACGGTCCAAACACGACACCACCCGGCTGGCGACGCTGCGGGCACTGCTCGCGATCGCGACCGACCCCGCGCCGACCGACAAGTATGCCGTCGACAACGCCAACGACGCGGTCGCCACCTTCACCAATGACCCGCTCATGCCTCTGGCACGCACCGCGCTGTGGCACCTGATCCGTATCCACTACACCGGCCTGCCGCGCATCCTCGCGAACCTGGTCAACTCGAAGCACCCGCAGGTCCGCGCCGTCGCGTCGCGCCACCTCGCGCCCTTGGGTTTTGACCGGCTTTGGCAGGCCTGGCCCAAGCTCGACCCGCCCCGCCGACTCTCCGCAGGCCGGGCGCTCATCAAGATCGACGCCGACTTCCACCGCCACCTGGGGACCCGGCTTGGGTCGCGCGACCCGGCGGTCCGGCTGCGCGCCTTGGGCATCGTCGCCACACTGGGCCAGGGCGGCTTCTTCGAGCCGGCGATGATCGAGCTGGCCGGCAGCGACGACCCGCGCGTCGTCGCCAGCGCCGTCCGAGCGCTGGGCGACTGCACGAGCGAGCCGGCCCAGCGTGTACTCGAACTCGCGCTCGAGCACGACGACCCACGCATCCGCGCCAACGCGATCGCCGCGCTGGGCAAGGCCGACGCCGCGCGTCATCTCGACAAGCTTGTCGCGCTCGCCGACGACGATGTGCAACGGCCACGCGCCAACGCGATCAAAACGCTCATGGAACTCAGCGCCCGCGACGCGCTCCCGGCGTTGACGAAGATGCTTGGCGATACCCGGGCCGAGCACCGCGTCTCGGCGCTCTGGCTGGTCGACGAGCTCGGGCTGTTGCAGCTTGCGCGCCAGGTCGCGGAGATGTCGATCACGGACGACGACGCCCGCGTCAAGGTCCGGGCCGGCCACGTGATCCAGCACCTGATCGAGGACCTGGAACACCAGCACGACGAGCAGGCCGACACCCCGGAGGCCGCATGATGTGGATGACACATGGGCTGGCGCAGATCGTGGACCTCGAAAAGGTCAGCGACGGCTACAACAACGCCCGCTGGGATATGCCGTGGGAGATCCTGGTGATCGGGCTGGGTCTGGTGCTGATTCTGGTTGCCGTGATCTCGGCGATGCGCTGGTGGAAGTCGCGCTATACCGACCCGAGCGCACTGGTGCTGTTTAGCGCGCTCTCGCGCAAGGCCGGTCTGGGCGTTGCCGACCGCGTCCTGCTTTGGCGGATCGCGCGTTCGCGTGGTTTGTCATCCCCGATCGCCCTGCTATTGGCGCGGGGCGCCCTGGAGCAGCACAGCCGGGCGTATCGTGAACGGCTGGGTCGGTTTTCGGACGCGCGGGTCAAACGTCGTGTTGCGCAGATTCAGGCGGAGTTGTTTGGGCCGGGGGGTTAGTGGGTGTCGGGGTTGTGGCGGACTGAACCGGGCCTTCACGGACTCAGGCCTCGGCGTGGACGGGCTGATACCCCGGCGTGGGGACGGGGACGGGCGCGCGACCGCTTGCAGGCACGCGCTTGAGGGCGCGGCTAGCGATCGGGTTGAGTTTCGCATCGACGCTTAGTGCAGCGCGGTCTCGCGTTGTGCGGGGCGCGTCACGATCGGCGGCGCCACCTCGTCGCGGTGGACCTCGCGGGCCTGGAAGCCCTTGTCGCCCTCGACCAGGTCGTAGTCCACTTCTTCGCCGTCCTTGAGCGAGCGGAAACCGTCGCCCTGGATTTGGCTGAAGTGGACAAACACATCCTGGCCCTGTGGCCCGACGATGAATCCATAGCCCTTCTTGGGATCAAACCACTTGACTTCGCCGTGAATCGACATGACCAAACTCCTAGACATGATCGGGGAGTCGCTGGCTCGGGGTCGTGCGTTTCCGCGTGGGCTGCGCTGCTCACCGACGCGCATCAGATCCGTAGCGCGGAGGAAGCGTTTGGTTGTTGCAGCAAACACCGTCAGAAAAGACACGAAACCGGGGCAAACGCGTCGGCCAAGAGAAAGGTGCCGACGATCCCCACAAACACGCGACACTCTTCACAGCAGGCGGCGTCGCATCACCCCAAGGACGGCCGATAGACAGGTGCCGTCCAAGAATACGTCTCCACGATAAACCCGTAGGCCCGGCCTGTCCAGCATAATCCTGCCCGGGCCCGCCTCATCTAACAGATTCTTTATAAAAACGGCCTTGGAAGCAGTGTAATCCCGGGGTAAGATACGCCCGTATCCCCATGTGGGGGGACACGTTCCCGTCCGTTCTGGACGCCACTCCATGCCGTTGCTCGGCAATCTGAGAGGACTAAAAGACATGAAGCTTTCCCATGCCCGTATCGGTGGCGGTCTCTCTACATGCGCCCTGCTCGCCGCGGCGCTCGCCCTGCCCGCGCAGCGCGCCGCGGCGGTCGATTACTTCTGGGTCGCCCCCATCAACAGCGACTGGGAGTTTGTCCAGGCCGGCACCGGCTTCACCAACTGGTCGCTGACCAGCGGGGTTGGCACGCCTGCGCTCACCTTCCCCAACGGCGCCAACGACACCGCGACGATCGAACAGGACAACGCCGTGGTCGTCTTCGACGACGGCGCGATCACCGTCGGCGACCTGTCCTTCTCCGGTACCAACCAACGGCTCGATATCACGGGCAGCCCGACCCAGAACGCCACGTTCACCCACGACGGGCTCTTCACCAACGCCGGCACCGTCCGCCTGACCTCGACCGGGGTCGGCAGCGCCCGGCTGTCGCTCAGCAACGGCATGACCAACAACGGCACGGTCCACGCCGCAGTCGGGACCGGCAGCAGCCTCGCCCGCAACGTCATCGGCAACGTGACCAACAACGGCACGTTCGACATCGACGCGACCGTCGGCTTCGCGCTTAGCGCGAACGGCGCGGCCTTCACCAACGACGGTGCGTTCAATAACGACGGCGACGTGACCTTCGCCAGCGGCAGTGTGTTTACCCAGCAGGGCGGCAGCCTGGACAACCAGGGCAGCTTCTTCATGCTCAGCGACACGTTCAACTTCGACGGCGGCACCGTCACAGGCAACGCGCTGACCCTCCAGAGCAGCACGCTCAACATCGGGGCCGGCTCCACCGGCGCGGGCAGCTTCAACATGACCAGCAGCGGCGGGCTGCTCACCGGCGACATCGCCTCGGGCCAGACCGTCACCATGCTGGGCATCCCCGGGCTCAGCTCGGCGGTGACGGCACAGGGCAACGTCAACAGCGCCGGCGTCATCAACCTCGACAACACCGGCAACGGTACGGCCACACTCGCCGCCGCCGCCGGCTTCACCATCACTAACGATGCTGGCGGCGTCTTCAACGCACGCGAAGGCACGGGCACCGTCTTTGGCCGCATCCTCACCACCGACGACTTCGTCAACAACGGCACATTCAATGTCGAAGACCAGGCCGACTTCTTGTTCAACCGCTCCAACGGCGAATTCACCAACAACGCGCAGTTCAACATCGCCTCCGACGGCGAGGTCGACTTCGGGACGCTCAACGTCTTTACGCAGCAAGCAGGCAACCTGGACAACCAGGGTGACTTCCACATGGTCAGCGACACGTTCAACTTCAACGGCGGGACCGTCACCGGCAACGCGTTGACGCTGCAGAGCAGCCGGCTCAATATCGGTGCCGGCTCCACCGGCGCGGGCCGCTTCAACATGATCAGCAGCGGCGGCGAACTCACCGGCGACATCGCCGCGGGCCAGACCGTCACCGTGCTGGGCATCCCCTCGCTCAGCGCGTCGGTCACGGCGATGAGTGATATCGACAACGCCGGCGTCATCAACCTCGACAACACCGGCAACGGCACGGCCACCCTCGCCGCCGCCGCCACCTTCACGATCACCAACGAAGCCGGCGGCGTCTTCAACGCCCGCGAGGGCACCGGCACCGTGTTCACCCGCGTCCTCGCGACCGACGCCTTCGTGAACGACGGCACGTTCAATGTCGAGGACCAGGCCGACTTCGTCTTCAACCGCACGGCCGGGGTCTTCACCAACAACGCCCAGGTCAGTATCGCCGCCGGGGGCGAGGTCGACTTCGGCAGCAACAACGTGTTCACACAGGCGGCGGGCAATCTGGACAACCAAGGCGACTTCCTCATGGTCGGCGACACGTTCAACTTCGACGGCGGGACCATCACCGGCAACGCGCTGACCCTCCAGAGCAGCGCGCTCAACATCGGCGTCGGGTCGTTCGGCGCGGGCAGCTTCCACATGACCAGCGGCAGCGGCGTGCTCACCGGCGACATCGCCGCGGCGCAGACCGTGACGATCCTGGGCATCCCGGGGCTCTCCGCCAGCGTCGCCGGGATGAGCGATATCCAGGTCGATGGCACGCTCGCGCTGGATAACACCGGCAACGGCAACGCGACGCTCTCGCTCGCCGACGGCTTCTCGCTGGTGAACGCGCCCGGCGGCATGATCCACGCCCGCACCGGCACGGGCACCGCGTTTGCCCGCGATATCTCGGCCCAGACCTTCATCAACCACGGCACCGTCACCATCGACCCCGGCGTCACCACCAACCTCTTCCGCACCGGCGGACACACCACCAACAACAACCAGTTCACCGTCGCCGCCACCGGCAGCGTCGTCTTCGGGTCCAACGCGATCTTCACCCAGGGCGGGGGCAACCTCAACAACCTGGGCAGCTTTACCATGGTCGGCGACACGTTCAACTTCAACGGCGGGACCATCACCGGCAACGCGGTCCGCCTCCAAAGCAGCACGCTCAACATCGGCATCGCCTCCACCGGGGCCGGGGCGTTCGAGATGACCAGCAGCGGCAACGTCCTCACCGGCACCATCGCCGCGGGCCAGACCGTCAGCGTCCTCGGCGTCCCGGGGCTCTCCTCCTCGGTCTCCGCGCCGGCCGGGCTCACCAACAACGGCACACTCAACCTCGACAACACCGGCAATGGGCAGGCGACCCTCACCGTCACCGGGGGGCTGCTCGCCAACAACGGCACACTCAACCTGCTCACCGGCGGCACCCAGCAGGCACGCACCGTCACCGCCGGCGTCGTCAACAACGGCGACATCCTCGTCCAGACCAACAACGCCAGCTTCAACCTCGCCGGCGCGACCCACGTCAGCAGTGGCACGATCACCTTCGAGGCCGGCAGCAAGCTCACTGTCAGCGGGGCCGGCACGACCTTCACCAACCTCGCCGGCGGCACCATCGCCGGCAGCGGCGAGCTCCAGCTCGACAACAGTATCGTCCTCATGAACGAGGGCACGATCGCCCCGGGCGCGTCCGCTGGCGACCTGCTCATCGACGCCGACCTCGTCCAGACCGCCACCGCCGAGTTCGATATCGAGATCGCGGGGCTCACCCCCGGCACCGGGCACGACCGCCTCACCGTCGAGGGCGATGTCACGATCGACGGCACGCTCACCGTCAACGTCATCGACGGCTTCGCGCCCACCGCGGGCGATGTCTACGACGTCTTCGACTTCGACACGTCCTCGGGCACGTTCCACACCATCAACCTCGGCGGCGTCGGCAACGGCAACACCTGGGACCTCACCAACCTCTACTCCGACGGCCAGCTCATCGTCATCCGTTCGGGCGACCTCAACTCCGACGGCATCGTCGGCGTCGAAGACCTCGACATCATCCTCGCCAACTGGAACGACAGCGTCACCGCCTTCGACGAGTCCATGGGCGACGCGACCGGCGACGGCTTCGTCGACGACGCCGACCTCCAGATCGTCCTCGACCAGTTCGGCAACACCACCTTCCCCGGCAGCACCCAGGTCCCCGAGCCCGGCACGCTCGCGATGCTGTCGTTCGTACTGCTTGCCGGGACGCGGCGGCGGCGTGACCGATCGCGCCTCGTGTAGGACTTACGGCCTAAAACTGCGGAAAAATGTGAGGCACTCTTGAATCAGGCCTGCCAAACACTATCCTGCAGGGGCATTTCTGACACAACCTACTCCGTCCCACCGACTCAACCAGGAGAAAGAAAATGAAGAACCGACCCTGTTTCTCGGCTACGGGCCGACTCACGACCGCTGCGCTTCTCGCGGCGCTTGCCCTCCCCGCGCTCCACGCCAGGGCGATCGACTGGGACGGTGACTTCCCGACCGATGGCAACTTCGACGGCAAGATCGACAACCCGGACAACTGGGAGTTCAATTTTCTGCCGGGCCCGGGCACCGGGGTGAACTACAACGCCGCCGCGACCTACACCGTGTTTTTTGGGACGGACTTCGAGACCGCGGGCGGGGTGAGCGGCACCGGCGTAGAGAACGGCGACGTGACTTTTGAATCGCTGGGCGGCTCCCCCACTTACGCGATCAACGGCTTCTTCACCGTTAACTCGATACTGAGGCTCGACGGCGTCGATCTGGATTCGGGCCAGAACACGCCGCTACAACTTCATATCCAAAACGGCGGGCAGACGCTGATGCAGAACGGCACGACCAGCCGGGTGGGCTCTCTGCGGGTCGGCGACACCACCACCGACGGGTCGCTGCGGCTTGATGGCATGAACCTCGAAACCACCGAAGGCCCGCTGCTGGTCCTCGGTGGCGGGATCAGTGGCGGGCTGCTGGAGTTGACCAACGGCGCCGAGTTAGACATCCAGTCCGGCCCGCTCTCCGGTTCGCTACTCATCGGCCGGCCAGGCGGCACCAGCGGCACGGTGCGGGTCCTCGGCGGCTCATCCGTCACCGTTGACGGCTTGCTCGGCTTGGCGGACTCCCCAGTCGGCGATGGCGTCGGCCTGGTGGAACTGGCGGGCAACAACTCGCACTTCGAGATCACGACCGGCAATAATGCCCAGATCGGCGCAGATTCACTAACCAACGGTCGGTTCACCGCAGGCAACAACACACAGGCCGACTTCGGCGGGGACCTGACGGTGCGTGCAACAGGCACGCTGCAGAACTTCGGTGGTGCGATCACCGTCGCGGGGGCCGCGCAGATCGACGGCAGCTACGAACAGAGCGGCGGCACGACTTTGTTTAAAAGTGCCGCCGACTTCGGTAGCGGCGCATCCTTCAACCACACCGGCGGCACGATCCTCTTCAGCGCCGCGAGCACGATCGCCATCCAAGACGTCACCATCGGCGGGAGCGATGCGGCTTGGGACATCGACGCCGACGTCGCCTACAACCGCCGGCTCCGCCTCGCGGGCGATGACACGACCACGGCCAGCATTACCGTCGCCGACTCCGGCGGCACCGACGCCGTCCTCCGCAACACCGGCACCGGCGGGCAGGCCGACCTCGCCGTCGGGTTCAACGGCACGGCCCAGCTCTTTGTCAGCGACCGAGGCCTCGTCGATATCTTCGACGACGTCATCATCGGGCA
The sequence above is a segment of the Phycisphaeraceae bacterium D3-23 genome. Coding sequences within it:
- a CDS encoding HEAT repeat domain-containing protein, with the protein product MARLSDILPALLGHKSPLIDQALSEALRAAHADEVGPLAQAVLQRDRPDRSVGLILRYHELPLALKHTLVERAEDLASAIRRAATRYGKQGATNALTLIERASSTRMAYLVTAMMRHKDPDIRQRAVACLGGLARRCSTGDANSPSHLDAVSAAFLTEAVEQAVVLFATHEDPAVLEAMAQLLPRPMPEARAALSSSEHPAVAACCALTKNAASVQVRNALLPLVSLGPIRASAVEGLCQANHLGKLEDPMRSGHLLALPTVHQALRRTHEPQRLWPNARQRGEMPAQAQRFLPAFAHALPMDPQDRVLRLAGLARSKHDTTRLATLRALLAIATDPAPTDKYAVDNANDAVATFTNDPLMPLARTALWHLIRIHYTGLPRILANLVNSKHPQVRAVASRHLAPLGFDRLWQAWPKLDPPRRLSAGRALIKIDADFHRHLGTRLGSRDPAVRLRALGIVATLGQGGFFEPAMIELAGSDDPRVVASAVRALGDCTSEPAQRVLELALEHDDPRIRANAIAALGKADAARHLDKLVALADDDVQRPRANAIKTLMELSARDALPALTKMLGDTRAEHRVSALWLVDELGLLQLARQVAEMSITDDDARVKVRAGHVIQHLIEDLEHQHDEQADTPEAA
- a CDS encoding YSC84-related protein, with amino-acid sequence MKRAGRTVLTLGVLMLMLGGCATSPGSQADRAALTSNVQSTIQEFTARDVGMAALFDQAHGYAVFPSVGKGGFVVGGAYGRGQAFENGELIGYCKLEQGTVGLQAGGQAYSEVIFFEDQIALDRFRYNSLELSAQVSAVAATAGASADARYSNGVMVFTMPRGGLMFEASVGGQGFTFEPLEEQPGADKPKPVSGGR
- a CDS encoding PEP-CTERM sorting domain-containing protein, coding for MKLSHARIGGGLSTCALLAAALALPAQRAAAVDYFWVAPINSDWEFVQAGTGFTNWSLTSGVGTPALTFPNGANDTATIEQDNAVVVFDDGAITVGDLSFSGTNQRLDITGSPTQNATFTHDGLFTNAGTVRLTSTGVGSARLSLSNGMTNNGTVHAAVGTGSSLARNVIGNVTNNGTFDIDATVGFALSANGAAFTNDGAFNNDGDVTFASGSVFTQQGGSLDNQGSFFMLSDTFNFDGGTVTGNALTLQSSTLNIGAGSTGAGSFNMTSSGGLLTGDIASGQTVTMLGIPGLSSAVTAQGNVNSAGVINLDNTGNGTATLAAAAGFTITNDAGGVFNAREGTGTVFGRILTTDDFVNNGTFNVEDQADFLFNRSNGEFTNNAQFNIASDGEVDFGTLNVFTQQAGNLDNQGDFHMVSDTFNFNGGTVTGNALTLQSSRLNIGAGSTGAGRFNMISSGGELTGDIAAGQTVTVLGIPSLSASVTAMSDIDNAGVINLDNTGNGTATLAAAATFTITNEAGGVFNAREGTGTVFTRVLATDAFVNDGTFNVEDQADFVFNRTAGVFTNNAQVSIAAGGEVDFGSNNVFTQAAGNLDNQGDFLMVGDTFNFDGGTITGNALTLQSSALNIGVGSFGAGSFHMTSGSGVLTGDIAAAQTVTILGIPGLSASVAGMSDIQVDGTLALDNTGNGNATLSLADGFSLVNAPGGMIHARTGTGTAFARDISAQTFINHGTVTIDPGVTTNLFRTGGHTTNNNQFTVAATGSVVFGSNAIFTQGGGNLNNLGSFTMVGDTFNFNGGTITGNAVRLQSSTLNIGIASTGAGAFEMTSSGNVLTGTIAAGQTVSVLGVPGLSSSVSAPAGLTNNGTLNLDNTGNGQATLTVTGGLLANNGTLNLLTGGTQQARTVTAGVVNNGDILVQTNNASFNLAGATHVSSGTITFEAGSKLTVSGAGTTFTNLAGGTIAGSGELQLDNSIVLMNEGTIAPGASAGDLLIDADLVQTATAEFDIEIAGLTPGTGHDRLTVEGDVTIDGTLTVNVIDGFAPTAGDVYDVFDFDTSSGTFHTINLGGVGNGNTWDLTNLYSDGQLIVIRSGDLNSDGIVGVEDLDIILANWNDSVTAFDESMGDATGDGFVDDADLQIVLDQFGNTTFPGSTQVPEPGTLAMLSFVLLAGTRRRRDRSRLV